The following proteins are co-located in the Pseudarthrobacter siccitolerans genome:
- a CDS encoding alternate-type signal peptide domain-containing protein, whose product MNKATKGAIAAGAAGILLAGGAGTFALWSDSQNVNAGTVSTGKLDLAVNPNGVWSEDLATIVPGDSLTYTTAVTVSATGDNLTGELVISKASFDTAFAGLGSDYVSATVAHSAVDGPDLVVDDVNTNLMTFTDKGEEHTFNVTITIEFDAETPLQEDQNLNLLLPALAVTLDQKSPAVV is encoded by the coding sequence ATGAACAAAGCTACTAAAGGCGCCATCGCAGCAGGCGCAGCCGGCATCCTTCTCGCAGGCGGAGCAGGCACTTTCGCTCTCTGGTCAGACAGCCAGAACGTCAACGCCGGCACGGTTTCGACGGGTAAACTTGACCTCGCTGTAAACCCGAACGGCGTTTGGTCCGAGGACCTGGCGACGATCGTTCCCGGCGACAGCCTCACCTACACGACAGCGGTAACCGTTAGCGCGACGGGCGACAATCTCACTGGGGAACTTGTAATCAGCAAGGCTTCTTTCGATACCGCTTTCGCAGGGCTGGGAAGCGATTACGTTAGTGCTACGGTCGCACACAGTGCAGTTGACGGACCAGATCTCGTCGTGGACGACGTCAACACGAATCTCATGACGTTCACCGACAAAGGCGAAGAGCACACGTTCAACGTGACCATCACAATTGAGTTTGATGCAGAGACTCCGCTGCAGGAAGACCAGAACCTGAACCTTCTTCTGCCGGCACTGGCCGTGACCCTGGACCAGAAGAGCCCAGCTGTAGTCTGA
- a CDS encoding sensor histidine kinase encodes MAERLFPRGSARVFQRLGPRSQVALCQLPLTLIVAALAVATPFAWPTLLHSPLYLAGIILSGALFLGCLLVPWERLAHRPYLLIPILDFVSIGLLRNGAAPLLPGLAVLAVFPVIWLSASGMLTRSSLVLSFFGPMFIMVPTLAGRFPNLTAADITSTFLFPLMTLAVSLAIRFASAHVRLQQRELAEKDRELRELLRESREREKLLETVLDATDVGIAAVDRSGHFLVSNSRQRNFRQATHADDAVPGQGHQLIFGQDRRTLLPPEKRPISRAIAGESFADYLVWAGEGADQRAVTTAARPLVGEDGQLTGAVVVYSDVTGWVEALAANQELVSNVTHEFKTPLNSIIGNVDLVLDEVAALPPQIAQRLLVVERNAERLLALVADLSASASAALNVHPKRTDLASLVETSIGSAQAQAELANIHLSADVPSPLWAYADPLRIGQALDNLVSNAIKYSPDGGNVSISARSTDKWVQLTVSDTGMGISSEDRDRIFKRFFRTDAARDAAITGAGLGLSITKMIVERHGGQISCVSNQGEGSTFTVTLPAEGPPPAF; translated from the coding sequence ATGGCTGAGCGCCTATTTCCCCGCGGATCCGCAAGGGTCTTCCAGCGGCTCGGGCCGCGTTCGCAGGTGGCCCTGTGCCAGCTGCCCCTCACCCTGATCGTGGCTGCGCTCGCCGTTGCCACCCCCTTTGCATGGCCCACGCTGCTGCACAGCCCCCTGTATCTGGCCGGAATTATCCTTTCCGGTGCGCTCTTCCTCGGTTGTCTGTTGGTCCCGTGGGAACGGCTTGCGCACCGCCCCTACCTGCTGATTCCCATCCTGGACTTTGTCTCCATCGGGCTGCTTCGGAACGGCGCCGCTCCCCTGCTCCCGGGCCTGGCCGTCCTCGCCGTATTCCCGGTCATCTGGCTTTCCGCCTCCGGGATGCTCACCCGCAGCAGCCTTGTGCTCAGCTTCTTCGGCCCCATGTTCATCATGGTTCCCACGCTCGCCGGCCGCTTCCCCAACCTCACGGCCGCGGACATCACCAGCACGTTCCTCTTTCCCCTCATGACGCTCGCGGTGTCCCTCGCCATCAGGTTCGCGAGTGCGCACGTCCGGCTGCAGCAGCGTGAGCTGGCGGAGAAGGACAGGGAACTCCGCGAGCTGCTGCGCGAGAGCAGGGAGCGGGAAAAGCTGCTGGAGACGGTTCTGGACGCCACCGACGTCGGAATAGCCGCCGTCGACAGGTCCGGCCACTTCCTGGTGTCCAACAGCCGGCAGCGGAACTTCCGCCAGGCCACTCACGCCGACGACGCGGTCCCCGGGCAGGGGCACCAGCTGATCTTCGGCCAGGACAGGCGGACCCTGCTGCCTCCGGAAAAGCGGCCTATCAGCCGGGCCATCGCCGGGGAGTCCTTCGCGGACTATCTGGTGTGGGCCGGGGAGGGAGCTGACCAGCGGGCGGTGACTACCGCCGCCCGTCCACTGGTGGGTGAGGACGGCCAGCTGACAGGCGCCGTGGTTGTTTACAGCGACGTGACCGGCTGGGTGGAGGCGCTGGCGGCCAACCAGGAGCTGGTTTCCAACGTGACCCACGAGTTCAAGACGCCGTTGAACTCCATCATCGGCAATGTGGACCTGGTGCTCGACGAGGTTGCCGCCTTACCGCCGCAGATAGCCCAGCGCCTCCTGGTAGTCGAGCGGAATGCCGAGCGGCTGCTGGCCCTGGTAGCCGACCTGTCGGCTTCGGCGTCGGCAGCGCTCAACGTCCATCCCAAGCGGACGGACCTGGCGAGTCTGGTGGAAACCAGCATCGGCTCCGCCCAGGCACAGGCCGAGCTGGCGAATATCCACCTTTCAGCGGACGTTCCCTCGCCTCTGTGGGCTTACGCGGACCCGCTCCGGATCGGCCAGGCGCTGGACAACCTGGTATCAAACGCCATCAAGTATTCGCCCGACGGCGGCAACGTCAGCATCAGCGCCCGCAGCACCGATAAGTGGGTGCAGCTCACCGTCAGCGACACCGGAATGGGCATCAGCAGTGAGGACAGGGACAGGATCTTCAAGCGCTTCTTCCGGACCGACGCCGCCCGGGACGCGGCCATCACCGGCGCCGGCCTGGGCCTGTCCATCACCAAGATGATTGTGGAACGGCACGGCGGGCAAATATCCTGCGTGAGCAATCAAGGGGAAGGCAGCACATTCACTGTGACACTGCCCGCGGAAGGTCCTCCCCCAGCGTTCTAA
- the rplQ gene encoding 50S ribosomal protein L17, producing MPTPTKGPRLGGGPAHERLMLANLAASLFEHKRITTTVTKAKRLKPYAERLVTFAKRGDLASRRRVLGLISNKGVVHELFTDIAQAVENRDGGYTRITKIGNRKGDNAPMAVIELVLEPVSAKQAVVAEATAAAKRDADKAAPAAEEAPEAEVVETEAAEAPAAEEAATEEAATEEAPAAEEAEAPAAEEKDAK from the coding sequence ATGCCTACCCCCACTAAGGGTCCGCGCCTCGGAGGCGGCCCGGCTCACGAGCGCCTCATGCTCGCGAACCTGGCAGCATCCCTGTTCGAGCACAAGCGGATCACCACCACGGTGACCAAGGCCAAGCGCCTGAAGCCGTACGCAGAGCGCCTGGTGACCTTCGCCAAGCGCGGCGACCTCGCTTCCCGCCGCCGCGTGCTCGGCCTGATCAGCAACAAGGGCGTCGTCCACGAGCTGTTCACCGACATTGCCCAGGCAGTGGAGAACCGCGACGGCGGCTACACCCGCATCACCAAGATCGGCAACCGCAAGGGCGACAACGCTCCCATGGCTGTCATCGAGCTCGTCCTTGAGCCCGTTTCCGCCAAGCAGGCTGTTGTAGCCGAGGCTACTGCTGCTGCCAAGCGCGATGCAGACAAGGCTGCTCCGGCTGCCGAGGAAGCTCCCGAAGCTGAGGTCGTTGAGACCGAAGCTGCCGAGGCTCCCGCCGCCGAAGAGGCCGCAACCGAAGAGGCTGCAACCGAAGAGGCTCCGGCCGCTGAGGAAGCTGAAGCTCCGGCTGCCGAAGAGAAGGACGCGAAGTAA
- a CDS encoding type II secretion system F family protein: MSPLIISSLLLVSVPVGVLAWSILSVDRKARTATVAILTRGRQTAEAPEKQSRGFLARLGHRLTPPAYVRKLDRLLSLAGRPLSMPLEKVLGAKIALGVAGASLGLYLSAVGGTPIMKLAGLFLLFLGYFIPDLLLYSKGKERQKAMQLELANTLDQMLISVEAGLGFEGAMARAGENGKGPLAEELVRTLQDMQVGRSRRESYQALAERTSIPELRSFVQAVIQADTYGIAISRVLRIQAKVMRVKRRQRAEEKAMKLPVMILFPLLFFIFPVLFIAILGPAVINTVVTFSGQ, from the coding sequence ATGAGCCCTCTGATAATTTCCTCGCTCCTGCTGGTTTCGGTTCCCGTTGGCGTCCTTGCCTGGTCCATCCTGTCCGTCGACCGGAAGGCGAGGACTGCCACCGTCGCCATCCTCACCCGAGGGCGCCAAACTGCCGAAGCACCAGAGAAACAATCCCGGGGCTTCCTGGCAAGGCTCGGTCACCGCCTGACTCCCCCTGCCTATGTCCGCAAGCTCGATCGCTTGCTGTCCCTCGCCGGCAGGCCGCTGTCCATGCCCCTCGAAAAGGTTCTCGGCGCCAAGATAGCCCTCGGCGTGGCCGGCGCGTCCCTCGGCCTCTACCTGAGTGCCGTCGGCGGTACGCCCATCATGAAACTGGCCGGGCTGTTCCTGCTGTTCCTGGGATACTTCATCCCGGACCTCCTGCTGTACAGCAAAGGCAAGGAGCGCCAGAAGGCCATGCAGCTGGAACTGGCCAATACCTTGGACCAGATGCTGATTTCCGTGGAGGCCGGCCTTGGCTTCGAGGGCGCCATGGCCCGTGCCGGGGAAAACGGCAAGGGACCACTCGCAGAGGAACTGGTCCGTACCCTGCAGGACATGCAGGTGGGCCGAAGCCGCCGGGAATCGTACCAGGCTCTCGCCGAGCGGACCAGCATCCCGGAGCTGAGGAGCTTTGTCCAGGCGGTGATCCAAGCAGACACCTACGGTATTGCCATCAGCCGGGTACTGCGGATCCAGGCAAAGGTCATGAGGGTAAAACGCCGCCAGCGCGCCGAGGAAAAAGCCATGAAACTTCCGGTGATGATCCTGTTTCCGCTGCTCTTCTTCATTTTCCCGGTCCTCTTCATCGCCATTCTCGGTCCCGCTGTTATCAACACCGTTGTCACGTTCAGCGGGCAGTAA
- a CDS encoding type II secretion system F family protein: protein MLIILGAALLFLAPIMLGVALVLPRTPEIALDRRRPYEADPPSRLTRLADATVGGLGRFLGSRNVRLYNREALENAGLRLSQTEYMVLVIAGATVGALVGLVIGIPAISVLLVVLAPFVGHLVLGFLASKRRSKFDEQLGDTLQLLSGGLRAGHSILRAIDAAAAESQSPTSEEMRRVITETSLGRDLLASLTDTSERMRNEDFVWIAQAIQINREVGGNLAEVLDQVNETIRERSEIKGHIKSLAAEGKFSAYILIAMPFGIVLMLMTVNPGYMNSMFTHPLGWGMIGASVVLMTIGSLWMRKIIDLKF from the coding sequence GTGCTGATCATTCTTGGAGCCGCGTTACTGTTCCTCGCCCCCATCATGCTGGGCGTGGCGCTGGTACTGCCACGCACTCCCGAAATTGCCCTGGACCGGCGCCGCCCCTACGAGGCGGACCCGCCGTCGCGCCTTACCCGTCTCGCAGATGCCACGGTGGGTGGCCTGGGACGATTCCTGGGCAGCAGGAACGTCCGTCTCTACAACCGCGAAGCTTTGGAAAATGCAGGACTCCGGCTGAGCCAGACTGAATACATGGTGCTGGTCATCGCCGGCGCCACCGTGGGCGCATTGGTGGGGCTGGTGATCGGAATTCCTGCGATCTCCGTCCTGCTGGTTGTCCTGGCGCCGTTCGTGGGCCACCTGGTGCTCGGATTCCTGGCAAGCAAGCGGCGCTCAAAGTTCGATGAACAACTGGGCGACACCCTCCAGCTGCTCTCCGGCGGCCTGCGGGCAGGCCACAGCATCCTTCGGGCCATCGATGCGGCGGCCGCTGAATCCCAGAGCCCCACGTCGGAGGAGATGCGACGCGTCATCACCGAGACGAGCCTTGGCCGTGACTTGCTCGCCTCATTGACTGACACCTCTGAGCGCATGCGGAACGAAGACTTCGTTTGGATAGCCCAGGCCATCCAGATCAACCGTGAAGTGGGCGGCAACCTGGCGGAGGTGCTGGACCAAGTGAACGAGACCATCCGTGAGCGTTCCGAAATCAAGGGGCACATCAAGTCCCTTGCCGCAGAGGGGAAATTCTCGGCGTACATCCTCATCGCCATGCCCTTCGGCATCGTGCTGATGCTGATGACTGTGAATCCCGGGTACATGAATTCGATGTTCACGCACCCGCTCGGTTGGGGCATGATTGGTGCGTCGGTTGTGCTGATGACGATTGGCAGCCTGTGGATGCGCAAAATCATTGATCTGAAGTTCTGA
- a CDS encoding response regulator transcription factor produces the protein MDDLGVAVVIEDDVDIRNLLEGVLTQAGFEVHTAADGREGVEVVRHRQASVVTLDIGLPDIDGFEVLRRIRGFSDAYVVMLTGRTEEPDLLSALNAGADDYIAKPFRPRELRARVAAMLRRPRHEIQGQQALAPAAWAAPPAAPAQLADTGVLRHNGLALNPRTRTVTMDGENLGLTRSEFDLLHTLLKGAGAVCTRSHLVRAVRGDLYEADAYISEADERAVEVHIGNLRRKLQEDPQSPRWLQTVRGVGYRLAPKRADQQS, from the coding sequence ATGGATGATCTTGGCGTAGCAGTAGTAATCGAAGATGACGTTGACATCAGGAATCTTTTAGAAGGGGTCCTGACCCAGGCTGGTTTCGAGGTCCACACCGCTGCGGATGGAAGGGAGGGCGTCGAAGTAGTGCGCCACCGGCAGGCCAGCGTGGTCACGCTGGACATCGGCCTTCCGGATATTGACGGGTTTGAAGTGCTCAGGCGGATCCGCGGTTTCAGTGACGCTTACGTGGTGATGCTGACCGGCCGGACTGAAGAGCCGGACCTGCTGTCCGCTTTGAACGCCGGGGCGGATGATTACATCGCCAAACCCTTCCGGCCGCGTGAGCTCCGGGCAAGGGTCGCGGCCATGCTGCGCAGGCCTCGGCACGAGATCCAAGGCCAGCAGGCCCTTGCGCCGGCCGCGTGGGCAGCGCCGCCTGCTGCACCGGCGCAACTGGCGGATACAGGCGTGCTGCGCCACAACGGACTCGCCCTGAATCCTCGGACCCGAACCGTAACCATGGACGGTGAAAACCTCGGTCTCACCCGCAGCGAATTTGACCTGCTCCACACACTCTTGAAAGGGGCGGGGGCCGTTTGTACCAGATCCCACCTCGTGCGCGCGGTCCGGGGGGACCTCTACGAGGCAGATGCCTATATCAGTGAGGCCGACGAACGGGCCGTGGAAGTGCACATCGGAAACCTCCGCCGTAAACTCCAGGAGGATCCACAATCTCCGCGATGGCTACAAACTGTGCGCGGCGTAGGTTACCGGCTGGCGCCGAAACGGGCGGACCAACAGAGCTGA
- a CDS encoding signal peptidase I, whose protein sequence is MTRGKRRSTPDDTNLGWWVRQTASWVLLLSVFALLTATIIVPKVAGATPYTVLTGSMRPGMPPGSLVVTLPVEPGQLKTGEAITYQLRSGEPGVVTHRITSVSTTFKGERLFTTQGDANPSPDDKPVKAGQIRGVVWYSLPLLGYVNGWLTGEQHIWAVGITVVGLLGYAAFMYTSALIEARRRRRPHPANTLTEAS, encoded by the coding sequence ATGACCCGCGGGAAGCGCCGCTCCACCCCTGACGACACCAACTTGGGCTGGTGGGTCCGGCAGACCGCCTCATGGGTGCTTCTCCTGTCAGTGTTCGCACTGCTGACGGCGACCATCATTGTTCCCAAGGTTGCCGGCGCCACACCGTACACAGTGCTCACGGGTTCCATGCGGCCAGGGATGCCTCCCGGGAGCTTAGTGGTCACGCTCCCAGTGGAGCCCGGGCAGCTAAAGACGGGCGAGGCCATTACGTACCAACTCCGTTCGGGGGAACCGGGGGTGGTTACGCACCGCATCACCTCCGTCTCCACCACCTTCAAAGGCGAGCGGCTGTTCACCACCCAAGGGGACGCCAACCCGAGCCCGGACGACAAGCCGGTTAAGGCCGGCCAGATCCGCGGCGTCGTCTGGTACAGCCTGCCTCTGCTCGGCTACGTCAACGGCTGGCTAACTGGCGAACAGCACATCTGGGCGGTCGGCATCACGGTGGTTGGTTTACTCGGATATGCGGCATTCATGTACACCTCTGCGCTGATCGAGGCGCGGCGCCGCCGACGTCCGCATCCTGCCAACACCCTTACGGAGGCGTCGTGA
- a CDS encoding Hpt domain-containing protein produces MDIADPQPSGKGTPPAAVSAESAVTEATGMTPDYEVLLPLVDTDILEELEEQLDGPALAVRFARDYAAMWDQRCAKLAAAVHNQDMDAALDAVISLKITSAMVGGLRLSRLAELLESVIRQGNFGQGQILMKRVAEDGNQTVSELQASYILKND; encoded by the coding sequence ATGGACATCGCAGATCCGCAGCCCAGCGGCAAGGGCACACCCCCAGCCGCCGTGTCGGCGGAATCAGCGGTGACTGAAGCCACTGGGATGACGCCTGATTATGAGGTGCTGCTCCCCCTCGTCGACACCGACATTCTTGAGGAGCTCGAAGAGCAGCTGGACGGGCCCGCACTGGCGGTACGCTTCGCGCGCGACTACGCAGCCATGTGGGACCAGCGGTGCGCGAAGCTGGCAGCGGCCGTGCACAACCAGGACATGGACGCCGCGCTGGACGCCGTCATCAGTCTGAAGATCACCTCGGCCATGGTGGGCGGACTGCGGTTGTCACGCCTGGCGGAACTCCTGGAAAGCGTCATTCGCCAAGGCAACTTTGGCCAGGGCCAGATCCTGATGAAGCGCGTTGCCGAAGACGGCAACCAGACGGTTTCGGAACTCCAGGCCAGTTACATCCTCAAAAACGATTGA
- a CDS encoding CpaF family protein: MEQPPGQATTTAVPPAAAVVPAHAHPEETRSKPLQPVDVFAALKERAATALFVRLGARFNDSGITEHELKTSAREELTRIIDAEQVPLSAEERTRLVQDVADDVLGYGPLQRLLDDPAVTEIMVNRMDQIYVERKGHLTLADSRFSSEEHLRKVIERIVSKVGRRIDESSPLVDARLEDGSRVNAVIPPLAVGGSSLTIRKFSKTPLTVRNLIDFGTLTPEMAELLNACVKAKLNIIVSGGTGTGKTTLLNVLSSFLPSDERIVTIEDAVELQIQQDHVVRLESRPPNTEGKGEVTIRELLRNSLRMRPDRIVVGEVRGGESLDMLQAMNTGHDGSLSTVHSNSPRDAVARLETLVLMAGMDLPLRAIREQIASAVNLIVQISRLRDGSRRITHVTEVQGMEGDIVTLQDAFVFDYSAGVDQHGRFLGKPVATGIRPRFIDRFEDLGIHVSPAVFATSAGPGTAATSTTRTGKA, translated from the coding sequence TTGGAACAGCCCCCCGGACAAGCGACGACGACGGCGGTACCGCCTGCCGCCGCCGTCGTTCCTGCCCACGCACATCCGGAAGAGACGCGGTCAAAACCTCTACAGCCCGTGGACGTTTTCGCCGCGCTCAAGGAAAGGGCCGCCACCGCGCTGTTCGTGCGCCTGGGTGCGCGATTCAACGACTCCGGGATCACCGAGCACGAGCTGAAAACCTCGGCGCGGGAAGAACTGACCCGCATCATCGATGCCGAGCAGGTTCCGCTGTCCGCGGAGGAGCGGACGCGCCTTGTCCAGGACGTCGCCGACGACGTCCTCGGCTACGGTCCGCTGCAGCGGCTGCTGGATGACCCCGCCGTTACGGAAATCATGGTCAACCGCATGGACCAGATCTACGTCGAACGGAAAGGCCACCTCACACTCGCGGACTCGCGCTTCAGCTCCGAGGAGCACCTACGCAAGGTCATTGAACGCATTGTGTCCAAGGTGGGCCGCCGCATTGACGAGTCCTCCCCCTTGGTGGATGCGCGCCTCGAAGACGGTTCGCGTGTCAACGCCGTCATTCCGCCGCTCGCGGTGGGCGGCTCATCGCTGACCATCCGAAAGTTCAGCAAGACTCCGCTGACGGTGCGGAACCTGATCGATTTCGGAACCTTGACGCCGGAGATGGCCGAGCTGCTTAATGCCTGCGTCAAAGCCAAACTCAACATCATCGTGTCCGGCGGTACGGGCACCGGCAAGACCACACTCCTCAATGTGCTGTCCTCCTTCCTGCCCTCGGACGAACGAATCGTCACCATCGAGGACGCAGTGGAACTCCAAATCCAGCAGGACCACGTGGTCCGGCTGGAAAGCCGTCCCCCTAACACCGAGGGCAAAGGTGAGGTCACCATCCGCGAACTCCTTAGGAACTCACTGCGTATGCGCCCCGACCGCATTGTTGTCGGCGAAGTCCGTGGCGGCGAATCCCTGGACATGCTCCAAGCCATGAACACCGGCCACGACGGTTCCCTCTCCACGGTCCACTCCAACTCTCCGCGAGACGCTGTTGCCCGCCTGGAGACGCTGGTACTCATGGCTGGGATGGACTTGCCGCTGCGTGCCATCCGGGAGCAGATCGCCTCCGCAGTGAACCTGATTGTCCAGATCTCGCGCCTGCGTGACGGTTCCCGGCGGATCACACACGTCACTGAGGTCCAAGGCATGGAAGGGGACATTGTCACCCTCCAGGACGCCTTCGTCTTCGACTACTCCGCGGGCGTTGACCAACACGGGCGCTTCCTCGGCAAGCCAGTGGCCACCGGCATCCGCCCACGATTCATCGACCGGTTCGAGGACCTCGGGATTCATGTGTCGCCAGCCGTTTTCGCCACCTCGGCCGGCCCGGGTACGGCTGCGACGAGCACAACTCGCACCGGAAAGGCCTAG
- a CDS encoding tRNA pseudouridine synthase A: MNDQKPAAPVIGGGGFLRVRLDLSYDGGPFSGWALQPGRRTVQGVLEEALHMLIRRPVRVTVAGRTDAGVHARGQVVHLDLTDAEWQGLPRGHELDPAVALQRRLRGALSRILGDLTGAVEVHRISLAPAGFDARFSALWRRYSYRIADGAALWDPLGRYSTLWHKNPLDVSLLNEGASKLLGLQNFLSFCKPREGATTIRELQRFEFGRAEDGVIVATVQADAFCHNMVRALIGSALYVGEGVEEPGWLYERLLARKRDAKSVLAAPHPLVLEEVAYPSDDELLARAELTRAVRQY; this comes from the coding sequence ATGAACGACCAAAAACCCGCGGCCCCCGTAATTGGGGGCGGCGGGTTTTTGCGTGTCCGGCTGGATTTGTCGTACGACGGCGGCCCCTTCAGCGGCTGGGCATTGCAGCCAGGCAGGCGGACCGTCCAGGGAGTCCTGGAGGAAGCCCTGCACATGTTGATCCGGCGCCCGGTCCGCGTGACCGTCGCCGGCCGAACGGACGCCGGGGTGCACGCGCGCGGCCAGGTGGTGCACCTGGACCTGACAGACGCCGAGTGGCAGGGACTCCCGCGCGGGCACGAACTGGATCCCGCCGTCGCCTTGCAGCGCCGTCTCCGCGGCGCCCTCAGCCGAATTCTCGGGGATCTTACCGGGGCAGTCGAGGTGCACCGGATCTCGCTGGCGCCGGCAGGCTTCGATGCCCGGTTCTCGGCCCTCTGGCGGCGCTACAGCTACCGCATCGCGGACGGAGCCGCGCTCTGGGATCCGCTGGGCCGGTACTCAACGCTGTGGCACAAAAACCCGCTGGATGTTTCGCTGCTGAACGAGGGTGCCTCCAAGCTGCTGGGGCTACAGAACTTCCTGTCCTTCTGTAAACCCCGGGAAGGTGCCACCACAATCCGCGAGCTGCAGCGCTTCGAGTTCGGGCGCGCGGAAGACGGCGTCATCGTGGCCACCGTCCAGGCTGACGCCTTCTGCCACAACATGGTGCGCGCCCTGATCGGCTCTGCCCTGTACGTGGGGGAGGGCGTGGAGGAGCCGGGCTGGCTGTACGAGCGGCTGCTGGCCCGGAAGCGCGACGCAAAGTCCGTGCTGGCTGCGCCGCACCCGCTGGTGCTGGAGGAAGTGGCCTACCCGTCCGACGACGAGCTGCTGGCCCGCGCCGAGCTGACGCGGGCGGTGCGGCAATACTGA
- a CDS encoding signal peptidase I, which yields MMRRLSRLQNNVLTLGAVLGALCLVVAIAAVLTGAKPLVFRSGSMAPSIPTGALGISIPVEAKSISIGDVISVENAAGVRITHRVVQADIAGETATVKLKGDANSVADAAPYVLHETDRVVAHFPFLGYAVAWLSSSAAVFAGGLLTAYLLYVAFGSSRRRGCSSRTSQVGVSPLIGHRVAERRSLRTRRAQRHGRRATRLTAMALACVGVLTGGAIHTAAPSQAAFTDNATGAVQYNARSLAAPTFACKQAIDAFLFVNLGKIDLSWNDNNGSLEATGYRLSTQIGNSTATEESVTAATRTRTVAASDINSSVATTVTFTLHSYYQNWESAATVAADYRPAGFLTAATLQCSAG from the coding sequence ATGATGCGCAGGCTCTCACGCCTTCAGAACAATGTGCTGACACTCGGCGCCGTTCTCGGCGCCCTCTGTCTGGTCGTCGCCATCGCAGCGGTCCTCACCGGCGCAAAGCCGCTGGTCTTCCGTTCAGGGTCCATGGCCCCGTCCATCCCGACAGGCGCATTAGGCATCAGTATCCCGGTAGAGGCCAAAAGCATCAGCATCGGTGATGTCATCAGCGTCGAGAACGCCGCCGGGGTCCGGATCACCCACAGGGTTGTCCAGGCCGACATCGCCGGGGAAACGGCAACGGTGAAGCTGAAAGGTGACGCAAATTCGGTCGCCGACGCAGCACCCTACGTTCTCCACGAGACCGACCGGGTAGTGGCGCACTTTCCATTCCTGGGTTACGCCGTAGCCTGGCTCAGCAGTTCCGCGGCGGTATTTGCCGGCGGCCTTTTGACCGCCTACCTGCTCTACGTCGCTTTTGGCTCTTCACGACGCCGGGGTTGCAGTTCCCGTACGTCCCAGGTTGGGGTTAGTCCTTTGATCGGACATCGTGTCGCTGAGCGCCGATCATTGAGGACCCGTCGTGCACAACGTCACGGCCGCCGTGCCACTAGGCTAACTGCCATGGCGCTGGCGTGCGTTGGCGTCCTCACGGGCGGGGCGATTCACACCGCCGCTCCCAGCCAGGCCGCATTCACTGATAATGCGACCGGAGCTGTCCAGTACAACGCGCGGTCGCTGGCCGCACCAACGTTTGCGTGCAAGCAAGCCATTGACGCTTTTCTTTTCGTGAATCTTGGCAAAATAGACCTGTCCTGGAACGACAACAACGGATCCCTTGAAGCAACGGGCTACAGGCTCTCCACGCAAATCGGAAACAGTACTGCAACCGAAGAAAGCGTCACAGCCGCTACCCGGACACGTACGGTAGCGGCCAGCGACATTAATTCGTCGGTTGCGACGACAGTCACCTTTACTCTTCATTCCTACTATCAGAACTGGGAGTCGGCGGCAACCGTTGCGGCAGACTACCGGCCGGCCGGGTTCCTGACTGCCGCCACTTTGCAGTGCTCAGCCGGGTAA
- a CDS encoding TasA family protein — protein sequence MGRRSAASRKDTSTERSVRLRALLSAGMVLGLGAVGTLAAWTDESKATATFSAGTLDLKLKELPGGTYADSATITSLNMTDMYPGVSKAAMLQVSNSGTVPLSYTLTGSAMAGLVGQGGDLGGALLVGVYSGGSASNNSATTGSCTGTRIGTADVPLNTSLIATARALAPAGTEDLCLLVSLPLNAATNLQGTSTTATFTFNASMGS from the coding sequence ATGGGACGGCGTAGCGCAGCCTCACGGAAGGACACCTCCACCGAAAGGAGCGTGCGTCTTCGGGCGCTCCTGTCCGCCGGAATGGTCCTCGGGCTCGGAGCCGTGGGGACGCTGGCAGCGTGGACCGACGAATCGAAAGCAACTGCGACCTTCAGCGCGGGCACCCTTGACCTGAAGCTCAAGGAGTTGCCCGGTGGCACTTACGCGGACTCCGCAACCATCACCTCACTGAACATGACAGACATGTACCCAGGAGTGAGCAAGGCCGCCATGCTCCAAGTCTCCAATTCGGGCACGGTCCCGCTTTCCTACACGCTAACGGGCTCAGCCATGGCCGGACTTGTCGGCCAGGGCGGGGATCTCGGCGGAGCCCTGCTGGTCGGCGTCTATTCCGGCGGCTCTGCCAGCAACAACTCAGCGACGACAGGTTCATGCACTGGCACGCGAATCGGGACTGCAGACGTTCCTCTCAACACTTCATTGATTGCCACTGCCCGAGCCCTTGCGCCCGCCGGAACCGAAGACCTCTGCCTGCTCGTCTCGTTGCCATTGAACGCCGCCACAAACCTCCAGGGCACAAGCACGACGGCGACGTTCACATTCAACGCCAGCATGGGAAGCTGA